One Onthophagus taurus isolate NC chromosome 11, IU_Otau_3.0, whole genome shotgun sequence genomic window carries:
- the LOC111421902 gene encoding CWF19-like protein 2 homolog, whose product MGKHKEKKSKKNKREKKAKKKRYSSSSSSSENEWVEKSQNKASGEEEISKRDDWMSMSSSFLTTSNSDRKEDREKRKREEREKDVYDPKSNVRELNPYWKDGGDGLPTFKKPSEHDFEYKSKYTGSSGWRKKELVEKHKDEAKNIFTSEDNEEKIGITDKELNAIAAKLVKAEIMGNEELVKELKLKLENARSLKTTTITKEENVLLTTTDNQGYSRPIKLKSEYGESSGTQRKKKQRVETHKDGERIKYFPDDDKYSLQQMFENEKYSTVQDQNKEFINMASKIKNQDMDEIFEDKIRQKDNLSDKKTIDKAIQQHQMTSKTLENCLWCIQSDNMPKHLMISMGETMFLMLPPFQPITKGHCFIIPIRHVPCSTQLDENEWSELLDFRKSLTKMFLESDEDVIFFETAVFLHKFPHMIFECVPVPKEQGDLAPIYFKKAIDESETEWSVNKKLVSLANRDVRRAIPKGLPYFCVSFGMNEGYAHVIEEEKYFPKNFAQEIIGGMLDLDHAKWRKPKKQGFNEQSERVKEFTKIWCNYDCTKS is encoded by the exons ATG GGGAAACATAAggagaaaaaatcgaaaaaaaataaacgtgaAAAAAAAGCTAAGAAAAAGAGGTACTCTTCAAGTTCAAGTTCGTCGGAGAATGAATGGGTTGAAAAGTCCCAAAATAAAGCATCCGGGGaagaagaaatttcaaaaagagaTGATTGGATGTCGATGTCATCAAGTTTTTTAACAACTTCTAATTCAGACAGGAAAGAGGATAGAGAAAAAAGAAAGCGAGAAGAACGAGAAAAGGATGTTTATGACCCAAAAAGCAATGTTAGGGAGTTAAATCCTTATTGGAAAGATGGAGGAGATGGGTTACCCACTTTCAAAAAACCAAGCGAACATGATTTTGAgtataaaagtaaatatacaGGATCGTCAGGATGGAGGAAAAAAGAATTGGTTGAGAAACATAAGGATGAAGCTAAAAACATCTTTACTAGTGAagataatgaagaaaaaattggaattacagataaagaattaaatgCAATAGCAGCAAAATTAGTTAAAGCTGAAATAATGGGTAATGAAGAATTggttaaagaattaaaattaaaacttgaaaatgcTCGATCTTTAAAAACTACAACAATcacaaaagaagaaaacgttttattaacaacaacCGATAATCAGGGTTACTCAAGAccaataaaactaaaaagtgAATATGGAGAATCTTCAGGAActcaaagaaagaaaaaacaacgaGTTGAAACCCATAAAGATGGCGAacgtattaaatattttccagATGATGATAAATATTCACTACaacaaatgtttgaaaatgaaaaatatagtACAGTTCAAGATCaaaacaaagaatttattaatatggcttcgaaaataaaaaatcaagacATGGATGAAATATTTGAAGATAAAATACGTCAAAAAGATAATCTTTCCGATAAAAAAACCATTGATAAAGCAATTCAACAGCATCAAATGACATCAAAAActttagaaaattgtttatggtgTATCCAATCAGATAATATGCCAAAACATCTCATGATATCAATGGGCGAAACCATGTTTTTGATGTTACCACCTTTCCAGCCAATAACAAAAGGTCATTGCTTTATAATCCCAATACGCCACGTTCCATGTTCAACTCAACTAGACGAAAATGAATGGAGTGAATTATtagattttcgaaaatcactcacaaaaatgtttcttgaGTCAGATGAAGacgtaatattttttgaaaccgccgtttttttacataaatttccGCATATGATTTTTGAATGCGTCCCCGTTCCAAAAGAACAAGGCGATTTAGCaccgatttattttaaaaaagctATCGATGAATCCGAAACGGAATGGTccgttaataaaaaattggtgTCTTTGGCTAATCGAGACGTTCGAAGGGCTATTCCCAAGGGGTTACCGTATTTTTGTGTAAGTTTTGGAATGAACGAAGGGTACGCTCAtgttattgaagaagaaaaatattttcctaAGAATTTTGCGCAAGAAATTATTGGGGGGATGTTGGATTTGGACCATGCTAAATGGAGGAAACCTAAAAAACAAGGATTTAATGAGCAA